The following nucleotide sequence is from Camelus bactrianus isolate YW-2024 breed Bactrian camel chromosome 34, ASM4877302v1, whole genome shotgun sequence.
cataggaaaggggggaaaggaggtgttAGAGTTTGAATATGAATAATAAGGGAAAAGACTGAAAAGTGAGTAACCAGTTGGACTAAACTGTCAGTGAAGTATAATCtattaataaagatttttaaagaaataatttataagttaattatcaatttaaatttattttgttagcATTTCTGTGTTTAAATTTGAAGAAATGTTTAGAATGCCTGTTACGCTTTTGCAGTTATACCCAAAACAGGGAAATTGCATTGATTGCGTCAAAATGTTTTTAGCAAATGTACCtgataaaaattattgaggagtGTTGTTTTAAAGTTATctcctgcctttttctttctttgttctagTCATTGTATTCACATAGTGCTATAGACGGTTGGTGGTAGTTATAGTTGAGAAtaaagtcttttctttctttattttttaaagagatatgGCCTGTATATGTGGAGCTGACCAATGGAAAGATATATGGCTGCAATTTCATTGTCAGTGCTACGGGAGTTACACCGAACACAGGACCTTTTCTCTGTGGCAACAACGTAAGGGGAAAGTTTTTGTCCCACTATCAGTATTTGTCAACTATTCATTATTTATGAAGACCTCTAATTCTCAAGAatgactatttatttattattttaatatagaaCTATAACTTAAAGATGGTTGAAACAATTTAGTTTATATTCATGTCttgatttgcaatattattatttttttattgcttaaAGTCCTTAAGCAATTAACATCCCAGCATAAGTGTCATTATTAAGGGGACATAATGCACAATTTATCTAAGTGTTGGTAAGAGACTGATACATCCTTTGAATCCTTAAAAGTTTCTCTTAGAGAAACAATCgtgtattttttgctttttagcaTTTGAAGTTTACAGAAACTGAGGAATATTCTTGTAACTATGAGTGGGGTAGTCATATGGTTTTTgggtatatttttgtttgtttgtttgttttttttctggggtgggagtaattaggttatctatttattttaatggaggtactagggattgaacccaggaacttgtgcatgctaataagcacgCACTTTgccactaagctgtaccctcctccccatcaTTGGGTATTTTTGATGTTGAAGTTCTAAGAATTTTGTGGGTTTGTCTTAGTAGGAATTTGATTCCCTGGAAATTCAGCTTAGTTGTCTAAATCTTGCAgctgttttttcactttcctcACTAAAGATCAGCATGCTGACATGGAGAAATTGGACTTGTTCTTTTACTTTAGAATGAAAAATTCATGTTTCGTTTCTCTTATCCCATAAGCTTATGAGGAACATTGTTTAGTTTGATGTAGGAGAAGACGGGGGCCTGAAAGTGAATGATCACATGCACACGTCCCTTCCTGACATCTACGCCGCAGGTGACATCTGCACGGCATCTTGGGAGCCCAGCCCCGTCTGGCAGCAGGTGAGCCAGCACACGTGATCACAGGTTACCATCAGAGATTCCATCTGAAAATAAAGGAGTCGCTACCAGCAAATCCAGCTTTCTggttttccagcttttctagttTAAGTAGGAAACTATCAGTTTTTTTTGTCACACAAACAAAACACTagaatttttccattttggtTATTATATAGTGATGGAACAGACTGGAAAATCTTTTACCTTAAAAAGAATTatgggtgggggtatagctcagtggtagagtgcgtgcttagcgcGCACAgtgtcctgggttcagtccccagtatctccgattagaaaataaataaataaataaataaacctaattacctttccccccaaaatacaaagaaaaaataaaaataaaaataaagtaattaaaaaaaataaagaattatgaCTGTTACTTTTCCAGGCTCAGATCCTCATCAGCAGCGTCCAGTCAGCTAGCCACTAGCCACGTGTCTGTCTgctaagcacttgaaatgtggctaatgtgactgaggaactgaattttaattttactttaaatagcTATGTGTCTAGTAGCTagatttggggggaaggtaatttatttatttttggaggaagtactggggcttgaacccaggacctcgtgcatgctaagcattcgctctaccacttgagctacaccttcACCCCTTCTAGTGGCTAGATTTTGAACAAGACAgctttagattaaaaaatagcCAACAGATTATAAGCAATACAAATAAAGAGTTCTGTTCCTGATGATCCTGTTCTGTCTGTCCCTGTGGGAATTACTGCTGAAAACATGTTACCATGGCAACCAGCCTTCCTCAACCTAACAACCCTTCCACCTGGGTCTagaccagcccctgccctcacagTGCTGCCTGCCTCCTAATGGTGGAGCAGAAGACCAGAGGCCGCTACTCAGCGGCCAGAGGTGGGGCTGTCTCAGGAGGAGTGGAGACAGAGGGACGCATCACCGGTAAAGGAGCCAGGCGGCACTTGCCTTGGTGAAAGCCCAGCTCTGCAGGTGGGGGCGGTGGCCATTCAGGCTGCCTGTGGCGTGGGGGGCGGTGGGAGAGCCAGGTACATTTTAATAGGCAGCTTATTGCTGTGCGTGTGCTTTATGTCCATCAGAGACAGCTCAGTAATGAGAGCGCTTTCAGCCGTATTTCAAAGATGCTTCAAGCCAGCTTGTTCTCAGTTTTCTCTGCAGTGACATCCTGTGTCGTTTTTATGGCCGATCTGTCCCAAACTCAGTTAGGAATTGAAgtttgtgagattttttttctttttcttttttttaaatattttaacattttaagggTTGAATCTAGGAGATGTATAAATTATATCCTTCATGTACCTCATACTCTGATATGGGAAAGAAATGTCCGAAAATAAACAGGTGTTTCTTATTTTGAGGGAATCTAATAAACCCCATCTCTTAATTTGCAGAAGCAGCTACATACTAGTTAATTTGTTTCCCATTGTCCAAGACACAGACTTAAGGGACTTGGAGGCTGGACTCCACTAGGTGACAGTGAGGCAGTGTCACACCGCAGACCATTTGCGCTCATCACCACAGCCTGCCTGTTCCGCCATCAGACCCACCTTGTTTAGAGAGGAGGCTGAATTAGAACAAAAAAGACCATCACTTCTACCGGAATGCTTGAAGCTCATATCCATGGTTATGGTACTGTTCTTTGCACACAGGAAAGCATCAGTTACACAAACATGAGGTTTGAGACTTGTCAAATACCAGAATCAGTTGGTTAGTGTGGACTGGTGATTGCTTCTGTGGCAAAGACAATCCAATCAGTTATCTAACTAGCTAGACCTGACCATTCTCAAGGGCTGTCAAGACGCTGAATCCCTTGAAGGAGTTTTACTAGGTTACAGTGATAGGTTTTTCAAATAACGACACTGAAAATTACGCTGcctaacattttttatttcagatgaGGCTGTGGACCCAGGCCAGACAGATGGGCTGGTACGCGGCGAAGTGCATGGCGGCAGCCAGTGTGGGAGAGTCTGTTGACATGGATTTCAGCTTTGAGCTTTTTGCTCATGTAACAAAATTTTTTAACTATAAGGTAAGACGGATACGAAACTAGTGCCTTTTTTCTGCTTGTGAGTCTTGAAACTAATTATGGTCATCTAATTTTCTCATGTGAACAAAACCTTACATGGTTTTAGTCACTTTacaaaaaatgacaaatttcCTCATTTCTTGCAAATCAGTACCCAGTATTATTGCTGGTCTTAATTTCTAATCATCTGATAAGCATTACCTACCTTCTCACTATATGATTTTACAGTTAAGGGGGAAAAATTTCTTGCAGATTCGTTCCTGTTGGTGCATTTCTGAGTTTTATTTGAGATTCACTCCTTCTTTGTGAAGGGAACTAACAGCCATTATACGTAAGAATGAGCATGGACTTTCcatacatatttcttatttgaTCTTCTCTACATTGCTCTGAGGCAGGCTTTTTCTTCCTAATTTACTGATGATaagaaacacacatacaaacatatacataAGGTTCAGGGAGATTAAACACTTTGCCCATGAAAGCTCTAACCCAGTTCCTTATTAAATCTTTAAATCCTAACTCCATGCTAGTGTGGTCCACATCCTACGTATTTCTATATTTACTAGATATTTTTAATACCCATATAGATTGTGGGGTTGTGTCATCTGTAGATTGAATGCATTACCATACAAGCATTTTCTTTGGGACCCTCCCAATGGCACTTTCAGCTGTAAAATTTTGTGAGTTGATCTGCCATTCTAGCAAAACACAAAGTAACTGCgttattatgtttctttttttgtactcACTAAAATAACTTTTTCATGTTTCTCTATATAGGTTGTATTGCTGGGAAAATACAATGCCCAGGGCTTAGGTTCAGACCATGAATTAATACTGAGGTGCACCAAAGGACAGGAGTACATCAAAGCCGTCCTGCAGAACGGGCGAATGATGGGAGCCGTCTTAATTGGTGAAACTGATTtagaagaaacatttgaaaacttaattttaaaccAGATGAACCTTTCAGCATATGGAGAAGATCTGCTAGATCCAAATATTGATATAGAAGATTATTTTGACTAAAAAGGGAATTTGAAGAGCCATGTCAAGTTCTAAATAAGAAAGTCTCACATGGCAACAGAGTAAATGATCGCACTATTAATGATGACCATCTgaagttaaaaatacagaaatatgatttaaaaataaataaaattctacgAATGAAGTCAAAATCAGTTCAGATAATTTATTTACAGATACCTTTTTTTCCTAATACAAAAATGACCCCTTATTATGTAAACATTCTTTAAGTATTCTGTGTTTTAAACTTGGACACGTTCATTTACTATTTATCTTTGGAGCAAATTGAACTAGGCAGTATCTACGTAGTCAACAGTGTGATCTGGTTAGTATACCAGAGCCAGTCTGTGTCAAACGAGGGCTGTGTTTTCAAGAAGCTTACAGCTTTATCTTCCTAAAATGGAGCTGTAGCAGTATCTTACTTGCTAATATTATTTCTATTGACACTTGACTCCTTTTCTACTTGGATTCAACAGCTGTTACTATAACCTGAAACTACTCACTTTCTGTGATAAGCCTATTCAGTATAATAACAGTTTTCAAAATACAGTTATGTCAAAAGAAAAACTACAACTAGTTAAAGCAAAGCATAAAGAGCTTAAGATGGTTATATGAACTTATTCTCTTAAGTATTTAACACTTAAagagttttacattaaaaaatttgttttctttgtttcataCTGTAAATTTATACAATTCATGATCTCAAAATTTCCTAATGTCTCAAATTCTCAAGTCTTCAATACTTTAGAGATAAATTCTGAAAATATAGCTCCATAggtataaaatattaatgaaattgtCTTAAACTTTTGATTAACTACAAAAATACTGGTGCATGCATGCATAAACTATTTTCTTGGAAAGTTTAGAAACACTCATgcatcaatttttcttttcttagcccCTGTCTTCTTACAGTCAGGTTGCTGAAACACATTTGCAGACTTCTTTTGGAAGTTACTTggacttttttcttctatcttttTATCAGCTCCTTCAGAATGACAGCTTTCAGGTGATTCAATCtacaaaacaataacaaacaCTGGTAAAAATTCAGCGATTCCATTTTCTCTGGAGATTAATAACCTCATAGTCCTTCTTATAGCAGCTCTTTAATTAAGTGTCCAGTGGTCTGGTTTTTCATCTTCAGATATGAGCGCTGTCTTGGAATAGAAGGGGCTGAGCGGTCAAGACCGTAAACAACACCTGACGTGTCCTTAGATGCATTGCTTTTGCAGCTTCAGAGTATTTAGTTTCTAACAGGGGTTTTCAGCCTCTGCCTCACAGCCAGACTTCTCAACCGGTACAGACCACAGCCAGTGTCGTGAGGGCGGGGATGGCACAAAATCAGACATTAAGACAGAGTCTTCACATTCCAGGAGGTTGGAAACCCCGAGGTCTCGATTAAAAAGCTGGTCTAAATTCTTCCACTTTATACCTCTACAGAAAACAAAAggtgtgttttctctctttcctacCCAGGTTCCAAGGAGAAAACTGACTTCTCTCTTCTTATGTCCCACTGGGCCCAGGAGAGTACTAGTTACAGAAACATCCCATAGGCTTGAAGGTATTTTCTAAATATGTGAAAATTGGAAATGAATAGTTACCCCAAAACAGTTCTGCGTGGCCTTCTTTACTTGCATGGTAATAACATGAGCCTCGCTGTTCAGAAGATTAGCTTTAGGTCCTATTTTCAAATATGAAATGGTAGCATAAGCTGTAAAGCTGTAGTCTTCTCTGCAGAAGATAAAGGCCAACAAACAGGTTTTGAGTAGTTGTAGACAACAAACTGAAATTTGTAAAAGAATAACCATCAGtgcaataattttaaataacattcatGTGAAATAGTAAAGCTTGTACTATTAAAGTGCAATTTGTAGAAAGTATCTTAGTTTTGTGCTTTTTTTGACATAGTGATCACTTAGCTTGAGTTTTAGATAAACTTTGTATAGCGTTTAAAAGTTCACATGCAACAACCACAAAACCATTTGTTCtgttgcaattttaaaaatgagaatcacAGAGGCATCAAAGGACAAGAAACAGGTCTGCACGTACCTGAGATACTGCTGTATGAGGACGTGCGCGATGATCTTTTCCAGGTCTTCGCGAGGCAGTGCGGGAGGGGCAACGCCGGCTGCTCTCAATTTTgctgcccccttccccatccAAGCATCGATCAGTTTCAGCGGTGTGAGCTTTTCATTCAGCTCCTCCGCCTGCTTCAGGATCTTGATGAGATCTCTGCAATATGCTGTTATGTTCTTCCTTTCAAATGCTATAATCAAAGAGAGATGGTTACCAGCAATTGGGATTTTGAAATTAGGGCGAGGATGTCCTGTCCTAGGCGGTTAGGCTGGTTTAAAGTGAGCCGTCCACCAAGGTGAGCCACCCTGAACTCTGATTTGTGACTGTGTTCTCAACTAAGACGAGGTGAGTGCTCAACTCTCTGTCACTAGACTGTTAAGAGTCTCTAAGCCACTATGGGACTTAAGTGACGGAAGGAAAATAACATGGCTATCAGAAGGCCTTTGGGTGTGCCCCAGGGACCAGAGACAGCCAGCCAGACACGACTATGGCAAATGCTGAGAGGCGTTTAGACAGGAGAGTCAGTCTAGTCTTTGTATTTACCTGTTTGTGCTCATTAAGCAATATTTTGAAAACCAGTGTGGCTTCCTAGAGACAGTGATATAGAGACAAGAATGTCCTGGACAGATACTCTCAATTACTGATACTAGCACTCCGATTTACATAACAGGTTCTCATTACCTTGGGCACTATAACACAGtctaaaaacacacaaataatgTTCCTGCAAAGTTAAAATTGTAGTGACCTTCCCCCACCGAGGCTTCACAACTCAGGAATGGGTTAGTCCAACTCTTCAAatacaacacatacacacaggatgaaaaaaagaaaatatagcacCAACACACTGCTAAATCAGTGTCTTAAGAGTAATTAGCCATTGTATGGGTCAAAAATAATTCCActttgggggaaggtatagctcaagtggtcgTGTGCGTGCCTAGCAagcacgaggtgctgggttcaatccccggtacctcctctgaaaattaaataaataaataaacctaattaccccctacacacaaaataaataaaataaagtttaaaaaataaataataataattctatttTGCACTAAATTTCTCTTCCCAGTCAGTGACTATAAAATATTAGGGATTATCACgagaggttaaaaataaatttttaagaaatcaaagaaaaagtttaaacCCTTCTGAATAGAAATGCTATTTAACGTGTCCTCAGCATAGCAATATaaaatacatgcatacacataatagcttttctttttatttgcctttGTTTCAAAATTTTGTGTTGTTACTTTTAAATCTGGGAAACTCTATTCACGCCCTGCTTACCTAAATCCACTGTGGGGTCTAGCACTGCCCTCATGGAGCCCTGGCTATACACGAGCCTATAAAGATTTACAAAACTATGAACTCACAAATGTCTTTACAGCAGTTATCACACATTTTGTTACACGCTTCTGGGTTCCACACTTCATCAAAATGTTGAGCTATCAAAACACGGCGACATCTGCAGACACATTAGAGGTACAAATTATTAAATGAGCTAAGAGTCTTAATCCTTACTTCAAAATACAGGGTTATATGTTGCATTAGTTTCCTCCTACTGCCATAACATTACCACAAACTtgctggcttaaaacaacacggATTTAGTACCTTAGGCTTCTAGAGGTTAGCAGTCTGGCAGGGGTCTCCCTGGATTTCTTCTGGAGGCTCGAGGAGGGAATATTTCCTTGCCCTTTCCAAATTCTAGAGACTGCCTGCACTCCCTGGCTCAGGgccccttccttccatcttcacAGCCAGCAGCAGTGGACTGAGTCCTCACGTCACTCTGACCTTTTCCGCCCCCATCCACATTTAAGGACTCTCGTGATCACAGTGGGGCCACCCACACAACCAGGATTTATCTCCCTGTTTTAAGGCCAACTGCTTGCAACCTTAATTCTACTTGTGACCTCAATTCCCTTCTGCCATGGAAGGTAACATATGCACAGGTTCCAGGAATTTGGATGTggaatgtggacatctttgggtgATGCTGCCCAGCACATATGTACTTGCTTTTAAAAAGCTGCCCGAGACTCAGTCTGAGATTCGCTTTCTCATGACGGCAGAAagaccttgttttattgtgctttactTTATTGTGCTTCGCAGAGACAGTctcttttacaaattgaaggtctgGGTCAAGCACCTCCTGCAGGTTCATGTACTGGTTCCCAGCCTTCAGACGTCTGTTTTTACTGGTTTGCTCTTGATGTTTCACCGATGTACTTACTCACTTCGGTAAGGACTCCAAGTCACGCCATACGCTTTCATATTGTGCCTGTCTTTAGTTGACAAAAGTGATAAAAAGATGCGTGGCTTACTTGCTTATGTTTTGGCAGTAGGACACCATCTCATAAAGCTTCTGTTGTCCCACGTTTTCCATCACCACCATTGAACTTATCCTGAATATATCTCCAAAACCATAGTACAAAATACAGTCTGCTTTCATGTCATCTCGACCTGCAGGGGGAGAAATCTTGAGGTTATGtaatcactttaaaaattcaaactcaCAAAAATAATCTACGTAAAACTAGCTGGCAATACTTCATAGTCTAAATAGATCATATCTCGAAATTTCAGACAGAGATGTGAAAGTTAATTTGTAGCAACCTCcctcaaatttttgaaaaaattagcTAAAGAGATCTATCAAATCagctttattcattaaaaaaatgtgcCCAAAGTAATCCAGTCATTTAAGTTGTAGACTTGAAACTACTAAAAACTCAGGAGGCAAAGACGGATAGCAAACGTAAGAAATAATTTTGACATTCCAATAGGACATACGTAAAATTTCCCCATaggcaaataaatataaaactttgaaaaagacTTCATTGTTATAAAAATACCAGccattaaagattaaaaatacagtattattaaacATCGTTTACAgtgtttttaaagctttaaaaaaattacttctggATATGAGCTATACATACCTGCACGTCCACTCTCCTGGTAATAATTTTCCATAGATTTACTCATTGAATGATGAATGACGAACCTCACATTTGGCTTATCAATTCCCATTCCAAATGCAACCGTTGCCACTACCACCTACAGTGTTTTAACATTGTATAcgttaattaagttaaaatgtatGTAAAGGTGAATTAGGCTTCTGTTGAAGGTATATTACCTCACCTGAATTTCATTGGCTGACCATCTCCTATGAACATTGGTCTTATCCTCTGGTTCCATGTTGGCATGGTACGCACCGGCATGAATTCCCAGTttctgtaaactgactgtaacctGCTCAGAGTCTTTCTGAGAAAAGCAATAAATGATTCCTGTAGTAAGATATGTCCAACTGTTAGTACATGTCTGGAAGATAATTTTTAACTCATACATGTAAGATACTGATAATTACAAAATGCATGGGGgtaaaaaagacatgaaaaatccCAAGGCCCTGAACACACCCTGACTTCTCAGTGTGATTCAAGATTTGATCACCAACTTGCTCTACAGCAGAAATGAGCCCTGAGCCACTGGCTTGGGGTTCCCAccatctctcttctttctccaacTTTATCTCCCACTACATAGTCTTTCTCAAACTGATGCCCCGCGGCTCCACAAGATGTTAAGAAATGTGCTGTGAAAAAGAGTTTCACATGCACatgagtttgggaaacactgcacTGGACAAAATTAAACAAGTGTCTCTATTTGCTGGGCTGGTCAGAACTTTGAAGGAGCTGATACACCCTGTGACTCTCCAGGAGGAATCAACGGCTTCAGCCTTTCTCAAACTTACTTGACCCTGGACCTCCTTTTACCCAGGGTACCCATTAAGATCTCCTGCAAGTCTACAGAACAGTTTGGAAATGCTTCTTTTACACCAACTCTTTGCTTCGGGAACACTTGTCTATGCATTCATCCTGGAACACATGTATACACACTCTATTCCATCTATACTTGAACTCATTCAAATGAGTACTACTTATTTCTTTAATGTGTCCTTTcctacaaggaactatattttaTACCCCTTTATGGCTTAACCTCCGGTCTTATACACAGTGGATACTTACTAAATGTGTGCTGTTGTTAATTAACATTACGTCATTAGGTCCACTCTTTAATTAAGtgtaaataagcaaaaataaatcagtttCATTGCACTTATAATCTATGCCATTAGCAAATGCCACACCCAATTCCTAAGATCACCAAGCAGGTTAATTTTATCATGACGTTTTCAAGCATCTTCGGCCATGCATTAGTATTTTTTGGTGCtaattatttttcagtgtatTAGTGTACTATTAGTTACTTTTTGGAAATTCTCTGTCAGTCTTCAAATgtggtttgttttcatattacCTGATTGCCCCTTGTATCTTCCATTAATGAGCTTTACAATATCCTCAATAAAATCTTCAGTGTTTGAGGGCTTCTGccgaacctaaaaaaaaaaaaaaaaaaaaaaaaaaaggctaaattattaaaaagtaaattaatgagTACCAACCATGAGGTCATTTACTTACAACTTTCAAGGCACCATTCTTTCTTGAGCGTAGTGTTTTTTCCTATTACTCTTTCACTCACTCGCCTCATCTGACCCTGTCACCTCTCAGACTCTTCGTGATCCTTATTTTTGAATTTACCAGAAATGAGAAGGCACAGGAGCACTGAATAACTTGTATAGATGGcgactttttaaaatcttctgttGCTTTTATAAAAACCTAAACCATGGCATAAATCACTATTCAACAAAAActccaaaaaatatgaaaaagattagaaagaaaaaaaagctgtgaGGTTATTTAACCTTCCAGTTTATATATCAAATATAATCTAAATAGAGAGTATTAGCAAATCTTTAATGGCATATTAATTTTGCATTATTTCACAATCAGTTTCTATGGAGATGTCCTTAGGGTCCTTGGTATCAATCTATGCATTCTGCCCATCCTTGCACAGGAAAGAAGGTATGCAAATTTAATGATGTCTTCTTCTTAACCTAGCAAAGGATTATGCAGCACAAGAGACACATAAAGAAAGCATTAATAATTAATACATCTGCTTATGATCacctgattttttaaacttttaaatataattaacagtGACTcacataaaatacacataatgaaAGGTGAACTCTCTGCTGAAATCCTTCACCACAGTAATAAACTGGCATGAAAGTTACATACCTCGTAATAGAGATTGGGCCGATTAAAAGAAGCTGTAAAAGTAAAACACTTTTCAACACACAGTATCTTCTGAGCATCCTTCAGAACGTGACTTGTCGCAGTTGCAGTCAGCCCAATTAGTGATGCGTTAGGGAACTGCCGCTTCAAGATACCAAGTGCCTTataatctggaaaaataaaatacaagattgCCCTCTTCCTATCCTTGAAGGAGTAAATCACATCTTTTAACACTTCGCAGCCTGTCAAGATGACTGCGATTTTGTTTCCACCGCTATCTACATCTCACCTGCAGTTGCTGCCTGGCCTTTGCGATAGGCGGGCTTTActtttttgttctagttttagttttatgGGGGTGGGgtttaattaggtttctttctgtgtttttaaattaatttttttacttttttagtggaagtactggggactgaacccaggaccatgtgctaagcatgcactctaccactgacctatatccTCCGCACTTTACTTGTAACTGGTTCTTCAGAAATACTATTCTTGGCCACAAGTGGAACTCCTTGTTGATGAGAGGGAATGCCAAAACATCTCCAGGAAGCCATGCACTGGTCTGCACCCGCTGAACAGTGGATTCAAGAGGCAGTGGGAGTAGCCATAGTGTTTGAATCTATTCCAAGCGACGAGATAAAAAGGCAATCAGCCGGCACCCTCCCACCACAGGTGTCACCCAAGAGTGACAAACTCAGACCACAAAAGCGTGGTGAGGGCATTGCTTTTCAGATAACCCATTTCAGGGAAACCATTGTGGGCTCACATTTACCATACACATCTAAATCGCTAGGTAAGCTGTCCTTGTGTACACCCTTCAGTGCTTAAACtgtttggagaaaagagaaaaagaaatgtagtaGAAACTGCTAGTGTTGAAGGAGAGGGCTACTATGAAAATATGGAGGAGAAAGTAACTGCCTGGAAGTTGTGAAAGTTTCAAGGAGAAAACATCAGAACATCTGGGTCCTAAAGGACTGAGAAGTTTggcaggagggaaagaagaagaaaacatccAGCAGaggaaaaagcacacacacaggGGCAAATACACTGGCAGGAAATCGCTCGGCGGGTTCAGGTACCAGCGAGCATTCCAGAGGGGCTAACTCACAGGGCGCCGTGCTGGACGGATCTAGGTCAACTCCAGGAAAGGGGAGCTACCCCCTGTATGGTTTCGAGTTAAGAGCTGGCCCCAAAGGGGGAACTCGGGCAAGGCAT
It contains:
- the RECQL gene encoding ATP-dependent DNA helicase Q1 isoform X1 — encoded protein: MASISALSEELDAITNELHAVDIQIQELLERQQELIQKKNVLTKRINQCLENSDSGESSACDSSPASWNKEDFPWSGKVKDVLQNVFKLQKFRPLQLETINATMSGKEVFLVMPTGGGKSLCYQLPALCSDGFTLVICPLISLMEDQLMVLKQLGISATMLNASSSKEHVKWVHAEMVNKNSTLKLIYVTPEKIAKSKMFMSRLEKAYEARRFTRIAVDEVHCCSQWGHDFRPDYKALGILKRQFPNASLIGLTATATSHVLKDAQKILCVEKCFTFTASFNRPNLYYEVRQKPSNTEDFIEDIVKLINGRYKGQSGIIYCFSQKDSEQVTVSLQKLGIHAGAYHANMEPEDKTNVHRRWSANEIQVVVATVAFGMGIDKPNVRFVIHHSMSKSMENYYQESGRAGRDDMKADCILYYGFGDIFRISSMVVMENVGQQKLYEMVSYCQNISKCRRVLIAQHFDEVWNPEACNKMCDNCCKDISFERKNITAYCRDLIKILKQAEELNEKLTPLKLIDAWMGKGAAKLRAAGVAPPALPREDLEKIIAHVLIQQYLREDYSFTAYATISYLKIGPKANLLNSEAHVITMQVKKATQNCFGIESPESCHSEGADKKIEEKSPSNFQKKSANVFQQPDCKKTGAKKRKIDA
- the RECQL gene encoding ATP-dependent DNA helicase Q1 isoform X2, with product MASISALSEELDAITNELHAVDIQIQELLERQQELIQKKNVLTKRINQCLENSDSGESSACDSSPASWNKEDFPWSGKVKDVLQNVFKLQKFRPLQLETINATMSGKEVFLVMPTGGGKSLCYQLPALCSDGFTLVICPLISLMEDQLMVLKQLGISATMLNASSSKEHVKWVHAEMVNKNSTLKLIYVTPEKIAKSKMFMSRLEKAYEARRFTRIAVDEVHCCSQWGHDFRPDYKALGILKRQFPNASLIGLTATATSHVLKDAQKILCVEKCFTFTASFNRPNLYYEVRQKPSNTEDFIEDIVKLINGRYKGQSGIIYCFSQKDSEQVTVSLQKLGIHAGAYHANMEPEDKTNVHRRWSANEIQVVVATVAFGMGIDKPNVRFVIHHSMSKSMENYYQESGRAGRDDMKADCILYYGFGDIFRISSMVVMENVGQQKLYEMVSYCQNISKCRRVLIAQHFDEVWNPEACNKMCDNCCKDISFERKNITAYCRDLIKILKQAEELNEKLTPLKLIDAWMGKGAAKLRAAGVAPPALPREDLEKIIAHVLIQQYLSLLSTTTQNLFVGLYLLQRRLQLYSLCYHFIFENRT
- the PYROXD1 gene encoding pyridine nucleotide-disulfide oxidoreductase domain-containing protein 1 isoform X2, with protein sequence MIIGNGGIALELVYEIEGCEVIWVIKDTAIGNTFFDAGAAEFLTSKLIAEKSEAKIAQKRTRYTTEGRKKEAQTKGNAGNIGSALGPDWHEGLNLKGTKEFSHKIHIETMCEVKKIYLQEEFRISKKKSLTFPRDHHNQSVTTDKEIWPVYVELTNGKIYGCNFIVSATGVTPNTGPFLCGNNFDVGEDGGLKVNDHMHTSLPDIYAAGDICTASWEPSPVWQQMRLWTQARQMGWYAAKCMAAASVGESVDMDFSFELFAHVTKFFNYKVVLLGKYNAQGLGSDHELILRCTKGQEYIKAVLQNGRMMGAVLIGETDLEETFENLILNQMNLSAYGEDLLDPNIDIEDYFD